The DNA segment GCCAGGCGGTTTTTTGCGCTTGAAGAGTTTTTCCGAATTCAGCTGAGTGTGGTTTGGAAGCGGGCGCGCTTGCGAGCCTTGCAGGGGCGGGTGATGGGGAGGAAGACAGCGTTGTTGACGGCATTTTACCACAGCCTTCCCTTTGATTTGACGGATGCCCAGAAGCGAAGTGTTAAAGAGATTCTAGCGGACATGCGGGCGCCTCAGCCGATGAGTCGTTTGTTGCAGGGGGATGTGGGGAGTGGTAAGACCTTTGTTGCCATGTGTGCGATGTTGCTGGCGGTGGATTCCGGTGCTCAGGCTGCGTTGATGGCTCCAACCCAGATTCTTGCCGAGCAGCATTACCTGACGTTTAGCCGCTGGTTGGAACCGATGGGGTTGCGTATTGCCTTGATGACGGGTTCGCGAAAAGAGCTGGAAGCATGCGATGGTGAGCCCCAAATCATTATCGGAACCCATGCCTTGCTCTACGATCATGAAGCATTTCAGGATCTCGGTTTGGTGATCATTGATGAACAACATAAATTCGGGGTGGACCAGCGTGCCAGATTGATTGCTCAAGGCGTGATGCCGGACACCCTGGTGATGACGGCAACTCCGATTCCCCGAACCTTGACTTTGACCTTTTATGGTGACCTTGATGTTTCCATTTTGGATGAGCGCCCGGCAGGTCGGGGAGAAGTCGTTACCGCGCTTCGCAAGCGGCCAAAGGTCTCGGATATTGCCGCCTTTCTCAAGCAGCAGCTGCATGCTGGTCGGCAGGCGTATTTGGTTTACCCGCTGGTCGAAGAAAGTGAGGCGCTTGATGCTGCGGCAGCGACGGTTGAGTTTGAAAAGTGGACGAAGCGCTTGCGGAAGTTTCGGGTTGGTCTGCTGCATGGTAAAATGCCAGCTGATGAAAAAGAGAAGGTGATGGGGGCCTTCCGTGATGGAGAGACCGATGTGCTGGTATCAACGACTGTGATTGAAGTGGGGGTGGATGTTCCCAATGCGAACGTGATGGTCATCCATAATGCCGAGCGCTTCGGTCTAGCCCAGCTACACCAGTTGCGTGGCCGGATTGGCCGGGGTGAGCATAAAAGTTTCTGTATTTTGCTGACCGATGGTAAGTCGGAGGAGGCGATGGAAAAGCTGCAAGTGATGGTCGATACTTCGGACGGTTTTAAAATTGCCGAAGCCGATTTACGTTTGCGTGGCCCGGGCGATGTTCTTGGCACGGCACAGAGTGGGGTCAGCGAACTGAGGTTTTTAGAATTTCTAGCAGATACGGCGTTGATTCGTGAGGCGAGGGAGCTTGCCGAAAAACTTATGGCCGAAGATCCAGGTCTGGCTCGACATCCCGGTTTATTGGCTGCGATCGAAGAGCGTGACCTGAGTGGGGCGTGACCTGCCCAGAGCGAATACACTGAGGGCTAACA comes from the Oceaniferula marina genome and includes:
- the recG gene encoding ATP-dependent DNA helicase RecG gives rise to the protein MDPIHASDRLEGLGLMSAKDVLAYASAGVETVADLLDRFPKRYEDRRRFDAFPVQAGSGSLCLRGTVVDTKVKRFGGRKSFFEAVVFEAGDGMLSSNKIVCRWFNMPWMKNVLAAGHELVLFGKPKEYQGMMVMDHPDFEIEEGGQHESVHLERIVPVYKGGGGVAQRRQREYVFHVLEHIELEGLAAEYEVDATYPRHEALREVHFPKTMEEAEAARRFFALEEFFRIQLSVVWKRARLRALQGRVMGRKTALLTAFYHSLPFDLTDAQKRSVKEILADMRAPQPMSRLLQGDVGSGKTFVAMCAMLLAVDSGAQAALMAPTQILAEQHYLTFSRWLEPMGLRIALMTGSRKELEACDGEPQIIIGTHALLYDHEAFQDLGLVIIDEQHKFGVDQRARLIAQGVMPDTLVMTATPIPRTLTLTFYGDLDVSILDERPAGRGEVVTALRKRPKVSDIAAFLKQQLHAGRQAYLVYPLVEESEALDAAAATVEFEKWTKRLRKFRVGLLHGKMPADEKEKVMGAFRDGETDVLVSTTVIEVGVDVPNANVMVIHNAERFGLAQLHQLRGRIGRGEHKSFCILLTDGKSEEAMEKLQVMVDTSDGFKIAEADLRLRGPGDVLGTAQSGVSELRFLEFLADTALIREARELAEKLMAEDPGLARHPGLLAAIEERDLSGA